GAGGTCGTCGTCAAAGAGATCGTTAAGGAGATCAGGAAACCGGGACGACCTTCAGCGCCTCAGCAAGAAGCTCCGGCCAAGCATCTCAGGCATACCAAAGGCCAGGTGATGATCCTCGATTGGATGCCTGCCCACGAGGACGCGTCGCCGCCCCAGGACAAGGCGGCTAAGGTCAGACAGCGGGCCGTCGGAAGAAGAAAATCGCCGCGGCGCCCTACATCTTCGCAGCGGCACGGATGAAATCGAGGTAGGCAACGACGCCGACAATCGCCTCGCCGTCCGTCACAAAAACCCTGGCGATATTGTAATTTTGCATGAGACCGAGAAGCTGGTCCGTGTCCATATCCCTCTTGACACAAATAACCGGTTTTGTCGCCACTGCCCCTGCTTTAATCTTTTTTGGATCCAGTTTTTGAGCGAGGACCTTGTTCACGATATCCCGCACTGCGATAACGCCGAACCCGTCCTTCGGTCCCTTCGGTTCTACCAGAACGGATCGGATCATCTTACGGGCAAGGAGTTGCATGACCTCCTCCACGGTAGCATCCGGCCGGACCGACTCGATTGATTTCGTCATGAGTTCATACGCCTTCATCGGACGTCCTCATACAATAGGGTATATCAGCGCCCCGCCTATCGTCAAGGGACCACTGATCGGAGCCTTACGACCCCCTTTCCTCCCCCGCGTGTAGGACAAATCTGACAGGACATCGAATAATCTCCCACAAGAAAATCATCATCTGTCTGATAGAAAAATAGTAGCTCTCCATCTATAGTGAAGAGATCATGATCTCGCATATGACGAAAAAGACAATACATGGAAGACCCCGAGAGATCGCACCATCTTATCTCATCGGCGCCGCTCGATCCAGGTTCGGTCAATAAGAGAAGGGGAGAGATATTGAAAGCAAGCGCCTTCTCACAGGCCCTGCTTTACCATCTGGAATGGAAAAGGAGATTCAGGAATTTTCTCGATGGAAAAGGGGATATGGCGGCTTCAGAGATCGTCTCCCCCGAAAAATGGAGACTCGGGAAATGGCTCTCCTCTCCTGAGATGTCCACATATTCGTCGCCCTCTGAAATTCAGGAACTCCAGAGATTGCATAACGAAGTCCATGAGACTGCCAAGCGGATATATGAGTTCAAGCGCGCCGGTAATTTATCTGCATCGAGAAGAGAACTGAAGGACTTCGACGATACTTGCATGAAACTCGTCTCCCTTCTGACCGCCAAGAACGTCCTGAATGTTTCACCAAAGGAGGAAAAATCAGTGTCAGTCATGAACCTCCTCAATAATTTCCTTTTCAGAAAGGGTTTCTTTGACTTCTTCCAGAAGATGGAGCGGGACGGCATTGAAGCCGCAAGGGCATTCTGGCATTCACATCCTTACAAGAACAGTCTTCCGCCGCAAGTCCCCATGATCTATGAAAAACTCATCGATTTTTATGTCGACATGAGTCTGATACCGCAAACAAGCTACAAGAAGCTTCTCAAGGAACAGGAGAGACTCCACTATGAGAATACCTTCCTCATGGGAACCTTCATGGAACTCCAGTGGAAGGTTTTCGCGGGGAGCGGAGAGAAGGTTCGGGAGGCATGGCAAGACGCCCTTTATGAACAGATTGCGACGAACAGGGGAATCGCTGAGAAGTTTTTCAACCTGTTCGTGGAGGCGAGCGCCTCTTTTTACGGGAAGGCAGCGGAGAAGCCGCGCTGCATGACGGGGAACCGTCGGGAGAAACGCCGTACGTATGACTCGCCCGTAGAATTTGTCTACAAAGACAATGTCGATGAAATAGTGAAGGGCCTTGTCATCAACATCAGCGATTCCGGGCTCTGCATCAATTCGTCAATTCCCCTCAAGAAAGGACAGGAGATCCTAATCAGGAGTTCTCTTCCGTCACGACACAAGGCTTTCATCGTTCAATGGACCAATGCCACCATAACAGGGTTTTCAGCGGGCTGAGCTTCCTGTTCATGTCATCAAAAGTATGTCACAAAGGTCTTTCCCTGCTAAGCCGATTGATATGCGCCGCCAACCTGCTCCCCCCCGCGCAATTGACGGCCAGCCTTGAGGATCAGAAACCGATGGTCTGGGGAGCCCTCGGGCAGGGGATTACATCACGGATGTTGCCCATGCCCGTGATGTACTGTACGAGCCGCTCGAAGCCAAGGCCAAACCCTGCATGGGGAGCCGACCCGAACCTTCGAAGGTCGAGATACCACTGCAGACTTTCGATCGGCACTCCTGTCTCCTCCATTCGGGCCTGAAGGACTCCCAGCCTCTCCTCGCGCTGGCTTCCGCCGATGATCTCGCCTATCTTCGGCACAAGGAGGTCCATTGCGGCAACGGTCCTCCCGTCTGCGTTCATCCTCATATAGAAGGCCTTTATCTCTTTCGGATAGTCCGTCACAATCACCGGACCATGAAAGACCCTGTCCGTAAGATAACGCTCGTGTTCGGACTGGAGGTCTGATCCCCAGGCTGCCGGGAATTCAAAATGCTCTCCTGAGCGCTTCAGCTCTTCTATCGCATCGGTGTATGAGGTATGGACAAAGGGAGTTTCTGCAAGCTTCCTGAGCTCCTCAACGGAGACCTTCTTGTACTGCTTCTCAAGGAATGCGAGCTCCTTCTCCCCCTTTTCGACAGCTCTTGCGCACAGGAAACGGAAAAAATCCTCTGCCAGCTGCATATCATCCCTGAGATCCGCAAAGGCCATCTCGGGTTCGATCATCCAGAACTCTGAGAGATGGCGCGAAGTATTCGAGTTCTCGGCCCTGAAGGTCGGACCAAAGGTATAGACATTCCCAAGGGACAGGGCCAGAAATTCTGCTTCAAGCTGCCCGCTCACCGTCAGAAAGGCTCGTTTGCCAAAAAAGTCTCTGCCGAAATCTATGTCACCGTCGCCCTTCCTGGGGAGACTTTCGAGATCAAGAGACGTAACCGAGAAGAGCTCGCCGGCGCCTTCACAATCGCTGGCTGTGATGATCGGGGTATGGACCCAGAAAAATCCTCGGCCCTGAAAAAAATCATGGACAGCAGAAGCGAGGATATTTCGCAGCCTGAAAATTGCACCAAAGGTGTTTGTCCGCGGTCTCAGATGACCTATCTCCCTCAGAAACTCAAGGGTATGCCCTTTCTTTTGCAGAGGGTATTGATCAGGATCTGCCTCGCCGATGACTTCGATCTCAGAAGCCTCCACTTCAATCTTCTGACCCTTTGCCGGCGACTCCTTCAGGATTCCCCGTGCCCTGATGGCTGCCCCGGTATTACAGCGGTGCAGCTCACGAAAAGCGGGAGTGTCACCAGGGATGACGAGTTGCAAAGTCTCCTGTGTCGAGCCGTCGTTCAGGGCGATGAAGGCAAAGTCCTTTGATTCTCGCCTCGTCCTCACCCACCCGCATACCGTAACCGGTTGCCCCGGCTCTGCCTCACGGAGAATATTCCTTATCAATGACCGTTCCATTACAACCTCCGGGATGCCCTCTCTGCTGAACTTTCAGGCCGACCGCCTGTCACGTTATTGCGCCCATTCAGGTCGAGCCCTGACCGGCCGTACAGCTGTAACAATGTTCCCCGACATTGATTGTTCTTCCGACAAGCCGGTGATAATCAAAGTCGGTGATGTGTTGGCCGCAGGAAGCATGAACGCCGAGGCCGAGCATCTGATTGAAATCGCAGTCATGAAGTGTCCCTTTCCATCCGACATTCACCACATGTCTGCACATCAGACCATCGAGGGTTTCGGGATTAAATGCTGTTACGAGCTTTTCCATATACCTTTCGAAATTGCCGCTCCTAACCAGATAGTCCCTGAATCTCCCGATGGGCACGTTTGAGAAGGTGTAGAGATTGTCAAAGGTTATGCCGAATCCTCTGAGCAACTCTCTCTTATAGTCATCTTCCAGCGTCTTCTGCTGAGGAGAGAGGAAGGCGCCCGAGGGGTTGTAGACGAGATGCAGTTTTTTCTCCGATCCCTGCACACCGTAACCGAGGCTGTTTAATATTTTGAGGGCCTCAATACACTTCCGGAAGGTCCCCTTCCCCCTCACCCTATCGACATCATTCTCCAGATAGAAGGGTAAGGAAGCGATGACCTCGACGTTATTCCTGCTGTAGAATTGGGGCAGTTGTTCCATTCCCTTCTCAAAAAAAATGGTCAGGTTCGTGCGAACCATGACGTGCCTGCCGATTCCCCTTGCCTCCTCGACAAGGGAAAGGAAATGTGGATTCATCTCCGGCGCGCCGCCGGTTATGTCAAGGGTCTCGATATCACTCTCTCCCAACACCCCGATCACTTCCTCAAGAGTCTCCCTTCTCATAACTTCCTTCCTCCCGGAACCGGCACTGACATGACAATGCTTACAGGTCATGTTGCAGAAATACCCCAGATTCACCTGAAGTATTTTGACATCAAGAGAGACAAGAGGACCGCCATGAATGTCCGATATTCTGTCTTTGAATTTCTTGTTCATAATTCGAGAGTATATCTCCTGTCCCCTCCAGAGTACCTCTTTTTTATTGTATCAATTATGCCCTGATCTCTGTCCTGCTGACAGGTGAAGATATCTGTCCCACCGCCCTGAGTTCGTCTCCTCGATACCATATTGTAACAAAGACTGAGTCGGACCTTGAAACAATGCCCGTTAGAGCGCCTGAACTAACCCCGCCGCTCAGCGGCCTAATGGTATACTAATTGAAATGGAACGAAAACGTGATACGGGTTCAAGGCAAGACGGGAAGGAGGCCGTCATATCCTCCTACCTGGATATCGTGGCCAGGGAGGCTGAGGAGTATGCATCGACCCATACATCACCCCTGTCGCCGCTCATCGAGGAGGTGGAATCCTGCACCCTGACAACGATGCCCTATCCAAACATGCTCACCGGAAGAGTCGCAGGCAGGTTCCTGCAGTTTGTTGCGCAGCTCTCCGGCGCGCAGCAGGTCGTCGAAATCGGCACCTTCACCGGTTACTCAGCCCTTGCCATGGCAGAGGTTCTGCCTGAAAACGGCCGAATCCTGACCATCGAGAATAATCCTGGTCATGCGAAGATCGCCCAGGGGTTCTTCGACCGAAGCCCCGTCGGCTTCAAGATCACCCTGCGCCTGGGAGATGCCCTCGAAACACTAAAGACGCTCCCTGCCGGAACGACGGACCTTGTCTTCATCGATGCCGACAAGCACAACTATAGCTCCTATTACCGGGAGGCGATGCGGATAGTACGGAGGGACGGATTGATCCTTGCCGACAATGCCCTGTGGTATGGAAGGGTCTTCGACCCGCAGGACGAGGAAGATCGTGCAATTGCAGATTTTAACGAATTGGTGAACGGGGACAGCCGAGCCGAGAAGCTCTTCCTTACGATCCGCGACGGGATTTATGTAATAAGGAAACGCTGAGAAACAACAGGATAGCTCTCTTTCATGCGCCTCCCTGATCCAAGACGGGAGACCGATGCCTTTTCCGCAGCATAATCATATGAAACGAAAATATAAAGAAGCCTTAACAAAGGCCCTTGACAAGCCCTCAGGAAATGTGATAAATATCTTCTATTAGCACTCTCCACAGGTGAGTGCTAATGCATTGATTCAGCAGTTTAAACAACAAATGCAAAGGAGGTGACGTCCCATGTTATGGTCAGATTTGGAAAGGTTCGGAAGAGTCCTTGACCCGTGGCATGAGCTGGAGGGAATGAGTCGCGCGCTGAGGCGGGCCGCACTCCCTTCGACTCTGGAGTTTCCTGCAACAAACGTATGGGTATCTGAGGACAGCGCAGTGGTCACAACCGAGGTGCCGGGGATAGACCCTGATGCCCTCGAAATCTCCGTCCTAAAGGATTCCCTTACGCTGCGCGGTTCACGGCCAGCAGTAGAGCTGAGAGAAGAGGAGTCCTATCATCGAAAGGAACGGTGGAGCGGCCAGTTCACCAAGACCCTTCAACTGCCGTTTCCTGTTGATCCCGGCAAGGTGGAAGCGAGGTTTGCAAAGGGGGTCTTACGCATTGCCCTCCCCCGCGCAGAAGCAGACAGGCCCAGAAAAATCCCGGTCAAATCTGAATAGTATCTCCAAGGAGGTGAATGAAGAATGACGGATACGGCAAGAGAGATGCAGAAGAAAGAGGCGGGCACTCCCGAAACAGGGGAACGGACAAGAGCAACCCGGATATATGCACCGCAGGTTGATATCATTGAACGGAAGAACGACATCATGGTAATCGCCGACATGCCCGGTGTTGACGAGACCTCCGTTGATATAACCCTTGAGAAGAATATCCTGACGATCTACGGAAGGGTCGACGTTGAGACTCCCCAAGATCACAGACTCTCTCTTTCAGAGTACGGAATCGGAGATTATCAGAGGGTCTTTACCCTGTCCG
The nucleotide sequence above comes from Thermodesulfovibrionales bacterium. Encoded proteins:
- a CDS encoding CBS domain-containing protein, which codes for MKAYELMTKSIESVRPDATVEEVMQLLARKMIRSVLVEPKGPKDGFGVIAVRDIVNKVLAQKLDPKKIKAGAVATKPVICVKRDMDTDQLLGLMQNYNIARVFVTDGEAIVGVVAYLDFIRAAAKM
- a CDS encoding CZB domain-containing protein yields the protein MEDPERSHHLISSAPLDPGSVNKRRGEILKASAFSQALLYHLEWKRRFRNFLDGKGDMAASEIVSPEKWRLGKWLSSPEMSTYSSPSEIQELQRLHNEVHETAKRIYEFKRAGNLSASRRELKDFDDTCMKLVSLLTAKNVLNVSPKEEKSVSVMNLLNNFLFRKGFFDFFQKMERDGIEAARAFWHSHPYKNSLPPQVPMIYEKLIDFYVDMSLIPQTSYKKLLKEQERLHYENTFLMGTFMELQWKVFAGSGEKVREAWQDALYEQIATNRGIAEKFFNLFVEASASFYGKAAEKPRCMTGNRREKRRTYDSPVEFVYKDNVDEIVKGLVINISDSGLCINSSIPLKKGQEILIRSSLPSRHKAFIVQWTNATITGFSAG
- the asnS gene encoding asparagine--tRNA ligase, which produces MERSLIRNILREAEPGQPVTVCGWVRTRRESKDFAFIALNDGSTQETLQLVIPGDTPAFRELHRCNTGAAIRARGILKESPAKGQKIEVEASEIEVIGEADPDQYPLQKKGHTLEFLREIGHLRPRTNTFGAIFRLRNILASAVHDFFQGRGFFWVHTPIITASDCEGAGELFSVTSLDLESLPRKGDGDIDFGRDFFGKRAFLTVSGQLEAEFLALSLGNVYTFGPTFRAENSNTSRHLSEFWMIEPEMAFADLRDDMQLAEDFFRFLCARAVEKGEKELAFLEKQYKKVSVEELRKLAETPFVHTSYTDAIEELKRSGEHFEFPAAWGSDLQSEHERYLTDRVFHGPVIVTDYPKEIKAFYMRMNADGRTVAAMDLLVPKIGEIIGGSQREERLGVLQARMEETGVPIESLQWYLDLRRFGSAPHAGFGLGFERLVQYITGMGNIRDVIPCPRAPQTIGF
- the arsS gene encoding arsenosugar biosynthesis radical SAM (seleno)protein ArsS (Some members of this family are selenoproteins.), which encodes MNKKFKDRISDIHGGPLVSLDVKILQVNLGYFCNMTCKHCHVSAGSGRKEVMRRETLEEVIGVLGESDIETLDITGGAPEMNPHFLSLVEEARGIGRHVMVRTNLTIFFEKGMEQLPQFYSRNNVEVIASLPFYLENDVDRVRGKGTFRKCIEALKILNSLGYGVQGSEKKLHLVYNPSGAFLSPQQKTLEDDYKRELLRGFGITFDNLYTFSNVPIGRFRDYLVRSGNFERYMEKLVTAFNPETLDGLMCRHVVNVGWKGTLHDCDFNQMLGLGVHASCGQHITDFDYHRLVGRTINVGEHCYSCTAGQGST
- a CDS encoding class I SAM-dependent methyltransferase → MERKRDTGSRQDGKEAVISSYLDIVAREAEEYASTHTSPLSPLIEEVESCTLTTMPYPNMLTGRVAGRFLQFVAQLSGAQQVVEIGTFTGYSALAMAEVLPENGRILTIENNPGHAKIAQGFFDRSPVGFKITLRLGDALETLKTLPAGTTDLVFIDADKHNYSSYYREAMRIVRRDGLILADNALWYGRVFDPQDEEDRAIADFNELVNGDSRAEKLFLTIRDGIYVIRKR
- a CDS encoding Hsp20/alpha crystallin family protein is translated as MLWSDLERFGRVLDPWHELEGMSRALRRAALPSTLEFPATNVWVSEDSAVVTTEVPGIDPDALEISVLKDSLTLRGSRPAVELREEESYHRKERWSGQFTKTLQLPFPVDPGKVEARFAKGVLRIALPRAEADRPRKIPVKSE
- a CDS encoding Hsp20/alpha crystallin family protein, which gives rise to MTDTAREMQKKEAGTPETGERTRATRIYAPQVDIIERKNDIMVIADMPGVDETSVDITLEKNILTIYGRVDVETPQDHRLSLSEYGIGDYQRVFTLSDEVDRDKIQATVKNGVLSLVMPKAESARTRKIPIKAEGVGGALNLG